From the Pleurodeles waltl isolate 20211129_DDA chromosome 6, aPleWal1.hap1.20221129, whole genome shotgun sequence genome, the window gcaaaattatgcaaaatgacaGTAAGATAGAAGGGGAcaaaaatgttattgaaaaagCAAATGTCTTCCAACGTCTTCCTTATATGGGGGTAAACATGCCTCTCAGGGTTCATCTTTCTAGTACAATAAAGGAGAAAATCTGGAAAGGTGAGTTTATTGATGTCAATAAGTTACAACACAGGAAGTTGCAAGCTAAGCAGGGCTCAAGGGAAGAAGTGTGGGAGTTAGCTAGGCGGCCTAGAGTGCCCACGAATATAGACACATGGACATCTGCTTATTTCATATACATAAGTGTCTTTTGCAAGAAATTTCCTGAATGTTCTGTGGCATTTTTTAAGTACATAGATACCATCAGGGAGGCGCATGCAGAGTTTGGTGGCTATGCATAGCTTCATAGCCAGAAAAGATTTGAAGCCAAATAAACCATGGGGAGAATTGGATAATGAGTTGTGGGTCCAGTGGGTGTATCCACAGCGTCCACCACCTACTATGCATACAGCAAGCAGTTTGGTAAACCTTTCCACCTTTTCAAGAAAACCCCATGGGGCGGTGTAAATATGAGCACAAGTGCTCTCGGTATGGTGGGAGCCACCCGGTCATCCAGTGTTTTGGGGAACAGCAGCAAGGAACACCAACAACTATAGGAAGGGGGAGTGATTCTTTGGCTCTGGAAACAAGGGCTTTTACTTCGGTTGAACTAGAAGTACTTAAAAACCGACTGGCTGTTTACCCCCTTAGAGACACATCCGCAATACTTCAGTGGGGTTTTGAGTTATGTTTCCTTCTTGGTTACCAAGGCCCTAGAAGTAGACTATTTCCGGAAAACTTGCTGTctgccacacaacatacacagggaGTCAACACTAAACTAACAACTAAGCTAACAAAAGAAGTGTCAGAAGGTAGAATGGTAGGCCCTTTCAATGTTTGACCTTTATCTGATCTTATGGTTTCCCCTTTAGGAGAAGTTCCCACAAAATTGCAGGTGAATTTAAACTCATCCACCCTCTATCTTGGCCTGAAGGTGGCTTGGTGAATGACTTCATCACAACGGAGGATTCCTCAGTACAGTTCACCTCTTTAGATGTTGCCATAGCTTTGATTTGCCAAGCGGGTGTTGTGCTCAGCtagaaaatagtgatataaaatctgcTTTTCATCTCCTTCCTGTGCATCCAGCAGATTTTCCCCTGTTGGGAACTTACTGTTAAGAGCAAATTTACGTTGATAAAGTCCTCCATATGGGTTGTGCAGTTTCCTGCAAGTTGTTTGAGTTATTCTGTTTCCTTTTACTATGGTGTTTTACTATGTATTCTGGCCATGAACGAGTTGCTCACTATTTAGATGACTTGCTGTTCATAGGGGAAGTGCCGACAGAGAATTGCGCTGCTGCATTACGAGATTTTCAAGTAGTGATGACAGACATAGGAATGCCTTTGGCACCGGAAAAAACAGAAGGTCCCACTACACAACTGGTATTTTTAGGCATTCAGCTAGACACAGAAAAATTGGAAGCAAGTTTGCCAGCTACCAAAGTCCATGAGTTGGTCAGCCTGCTAAGTCAAGCTTTGTCAGCATGCAAGACTGTGCTTGTCGGGTCGTATGGGTAGGTAGAGCTTTCTTGCGTAGATTAGTTTTTGCAATGGCTGGTGCATCTTGTCCACATCACAGAGTAAGTCTATCTATTGCGGTCAAAGCGGATTTGAAAGTATGGCTGATCTTCTTCAAAGGTTTCAATGGGGTGTCACTGTGCTCTACTGTGGAGAAGTTTAATTGGCAGGTACAAATATTCTCAAATGCTGCAGGTGCTGAAGGTTTTGGAGTTTTTTGGGACAGCAAATGGCGTGGCGAGCAATGGCTGCAACATTGGGAGACAGAATGTAGGAATATTGCCTTTTTGAGTTTTTTCCTCTACTTGTGGCTTTTGCAGTCTAGGGTGAACACTTGGTGAATAAATCTGTACTGTTCCATGTTGATAACAAGATGGTAGTTAACTTAGATAATGGCCAAAGAGTGAAGGACAGGAGGCTGCTAAAACTGTTACAACTTTTTATGTTGGGATGCTTATTCATAACATTGTTTTTCGAGCTCAGCATGTGCCAGGTGGCGGTAATAATATTGCGGACACTTTATCTCATTTGCAGTGGTAACAATTCTGTGATTTGGCGCCCTACAGAAGTCTATGGTACCACAGGAGGTTTGGGACCTGACACAATGAGGACCTTGGACCTAGCATAAAAGAGTATTGCTACAAGTACCAGACAGACATAGCATGGGCAGAGTTTTGGGGAACTGAAGCTTGTTTTAGGCCTCCTAGTGTTACAGTACCTCAGATGCGGCGTGAGGATGTAGTAAGGTTCTTTATGCACAATATTGAGAGCGAGGTATCGGCCACCACAATAGCAGTCAAATTGGCGGGCATCAGTTTCTATAGGAAACGTTTTTGGGGGTATGAACTGTCAACAAGTGAGTTGGGGAAAAGGATTTTGCCGAGATGGGtgtgggagagccacaagaaatctATTATGAGGGAGCCCGTAACAGTGGGTAAGTTACTGAGATGGGTATAAGGCTCGCATCATTATTGTTATTCAAACTTTGAAAAAAGTTTGCTACACCTCTGTATGGTATGGTATTTTTTGGGCTTTTCATATTTCAGAAGTATTTGGGGGTGAAAGGAAGGGGGAGTGGAGGTGGAGCATGGTTAGATATCAGGTGAGTCCATATGAGTCTTTTTAGCTCACTCGAAGACGGATCAAACAGGCAAGGGTACCACAGTTGTGTTTCACAAGATTGGGGGCTCTGTCTGCCCATTGGAGGCATGGGATCAATTTCAATAagctgggggaggggtgtggggggctcAAGGAGTTGTTGTTTTCAGACATCCGGATGGGCGCAAACTAACAGCGGGCCAAGTTTTGGGTGTTATGAGAAAAGTATTGTTATCCATAGGGGAAACAGCAGAGAATTTCGGGATGCATTCTTTTCGTATTGGTGCAGCCTCAAAAGCCATGAGATTGAGGTTTTATTTATGGTAGGTAAGGATGTTGGGAAGATGGTCTTTAAACTGCTGTCTCCGCTACATTCGAATTTTGGATACTCTATGAGGCAGGCGTAACTCTTTCTTTTTTTGTCCTAGGTTGTTTGGCGGAACCGGTTTTGATGGCTTTATCAATATGGATCATAGGGCATTCAGTTGTGAAGTGGGCGGTAAAACATTCAGAGAAGCATCCGTGAGgaacaaatttgggtttttgatttGAAGATGTACACTTGGAGTGGTGGGGTCATGGGGGGATGAAGTGGGGTCAATTACTGCCTTGCTTGTCGAACTTAATTGCCAACAGGCATTGTTCTGATGTTTTATTTCTGCACTGTGGGGAAAATGATTTAGTACAAGAATCTGGCTTGGGGTTGATCAAAACTATGAGGGCAGATTTGGACCTAATAAGCAGATCATGGTGTGGAACACACATAATCTGGACAGCTTTTGTGCCTAGGCTGGTGTGGAGGGGAGTCATCAAACACACAGCTATTGAAAAGACAAGAAGGAAGGTTAGTAGGGACATGATTAGATTTAGTAAGGCcaggggtttgggatgggtggaacACTGGGACATTAAAAGAGAGAATCTTGAGTTTTTTAGCCAGGATGGGGTCCATTTTTCTCTTTTAGGTAACAACGTATTCCCATTAGAGATCAAAGATACTTTGACTCGTTTGTTGCAGAAGACAGGATGGTTCTGAGGTCTGTTGGGGTGACAGCTTAGCACTGGGTTCATTTTATGGCATCTTACCTTAGTTGCAGCTATATTGCGAGGCCTAATGGCTGTTTGGGAACAGCCCTGTATTTCAGTTGACATGAATTTTGAGTTGTTTATGATTGTTTTAGTGACCATCTACAGCTGTTTTGCCCACATTAATAAACTTGCTCCCATCAAAACACATTACCAAAGTGAAAGCGGGGAGGGGCAAGAAAAACGCTTTTGCATGGATTTTTCTTGTTGTCAGGAAAGGAAAAGATCAAAACAGGAAGGATGGGTTTTGGCCTGGCAGGGTAGGCGGGGCTCAGAGAATACTGGGGACAGATGGTTGAGGTGGAATCCTGGAGGGTGGAGTAGGCAGGAAGCTAATAAGGATGAATGAGTGTTGGATGGCCTTGGGGTACTGGTTTATTTGAAGGGGGAAAGCTtaagggtgtgggtgggagggttgggatCTCTGTTGTATTGGTGATGCCTGTGGTTATTTAACGATTTTTGTTATATTAAATGAGTCTGCATATCTGTCCTAGTAAAGCGCAGTTTGCTCTTATACTTGCCTGATTATTGTGCCTTCCCACCCAATTTTGGTTTCTCTCAGCGCTATTTGTTATGGCACCCGGGTATATAACACAGCAGACTAGCACCTACACCcggccaggactattggctttgccaattgttgTTAGCTACTGAGAAATGAGTAACAATGAATTTCTTGCAAATAGTAAATTTTAATTCTGAACTTTATTGAAACTGTGGCACTCCTGTTCTGTACACTCTGTTAGATGTGTGAACACCTTTTCTCTCCGCATCTCCTTGATCTGCATACCTTACACTTCATCTCTCCCCTCTTTTACAGCCTCTTTTCAATCTCTCTAGAATGCAGTTCCTCCCATTTCCTTCACTTCACCATCCCCAAATACATAAcgcactcacctgtaagcactgcttTTTCTTTTGCGTTCTGCGTGTCTGTATTTTGTCCTTCCCACACGATTTCACAGAATCACAAATGGAATTGGAATTcgtgaccattgctctgtgtgctctgcagagtggCCAAAGATTGCACAGCCTTGTATACTGGAAACCAATCTGACCACTGAcaagcactgtgagaaacttgACATGTGCTATATAAGAGTAATATGCTACATGAgaaaaaaaatgcagaaaacatAATCATGGAAAGAGCAAATACGCTTAGGTAATGCATGATTACGTAAAGCGTAAAATATAAACAGGATCTAAATCAGTGACTGGGATTGATTCAATGTTTTTCTACATTCATTGTCCAGACATTGATCAGTGTTATTTCCCAACAAAGTTAATAAGATGAATATACGATCTGAACAGGACTCCTTTAAATTACTGGTGGGTCTGAGATGTGGAGGGACCTGATCAACTTAAAGCCATGGGAATAGGACGCATATATCTGTGCCAGTGGCAGGAAACAGGACACTATGGCCTATTTTTACGTCACCCTCAGTCATGCAAAGTGACGAAGGACCAACACATAGGTTCACTTGAAATTTACAAAGCCACATAAAGCCTGATTTGTGTGGCATTGCatagctttgtaaagaaatgtaatgcttgtGCTACCTTACATTACATTTCAACTTGTgatgcgttccatgggtggaggatggacattcccatgcatcctccaatgaattttggtgcattcccacatttacaaagaAGAGGAAACCTGGGAATTGGTCAAAATGCTGTGCCTTCTCAAGTGAGGGGTAAGAAGGAGaagtatatttatttctcctcgttatttcctctttccgttccttccattctgcagcacacatgaaaagaggagaaTGCCTCTAAGGTTTGTTTTTctgtaggaaggtgttccttcctgcacaaaaacaatcctccttgtaacacaggcactcttgcatttTGGTGttaggtgtctgcattggcactaggttgCACACAGTGTGCCAGGGCAGGCAGAGAGCAAAAATGCTCaatatctctgtaaatatggagcatttctgccctctcgctttcatgcaacgcagcagcTTGAAAGTTTAGTAAACGTGCCCAAAGGTTAATAAGTACATTCGCTGTAAGAATGCCTGTAGGTTCTTTCAAGCTGCCTATGCACTTGCAAATAGAACACCTCCTTAGGAAGTACGATTTGCTCACACCTGAAGGCATGCACGTGCCCTAGTCCTAATCCTACATTGTCTACACAATCTCACATGCTTAGAAGGGCCCATTTTTGCTCAGTCAAATCTAGCTCTGGGATGTGATGAAAGCAAAAATGCATGAATTACCTCTGGTTGTCAGCCCGAGGAAGTTGACTGATTTAGAACTGCATTTCTTTAATTTAGTGGAACAGTGGTAAGAGCTGTTGTCTAACCTGATGTCTTCTGCATACCAATCGTCCTTATTTTGTGTTGATTATGattctgtgtcctgtgagtgtgcAAAGGTGATGTCAAAGCGTACCCCCTAAGGACTCTCAAGGTTTTAGCTGAGTTCTTCAGAAGCAGTCCTTGTACCGAGCTACCACTATCTACCTCGTGGATTACTGATCCATACACCTGATACTTATCCTGTGTACTGACTTAAGTGATGGTAAACAGTTCTGCATGCTCCTAGCTGCCTTCCGTGAACTATATCTCTGGCCTCTACATAGCTTTGCAACACCAGTTCCATAAAATTTTTGAGGACAGAGCCAACAATTCTGCTTAATGTAAGCATTCATTTAAATTAGGTTCTTTTGAAAATCTTTACATATTAATTTGGAACTAGTTTGACCATGCAAGTCCCCCAGATCTCCCCCCCCAGATCTCCCCACCTTGACCACTTCGCCCCCAGGACAGCATGCAGAGTTGCAGGTTTTGGTCGCCAACCCTCCTAAAGCCAGACCAGTAAAGCCCAAACAGCCAACCCCCACTGACATCCAGTTTGAGTCCGGTTATCTCCGCCTGAGGCTATCAACAGAATCACTCTTCCAGTTTCAATGATATAAATCCTATGTCACACCACGGAAAACCTTTACACTATtagtatatttatactttttgacgcaatcaGTGCTAGGGcagatgtgcgtcaaaaagtttactgcggctaacgccattccaacgcgccagccgggcatcttatttatggaatgacgttagccggcgctgcggcctggttagcgtcaaaataaattacgtgaaccgggcagcagaggtgaagggaagactgggggttgtgcgccaaagaatggtgcaagtcaggttagagtcaaaaatattggctctagcctgactagcgtaattttttgacgcacaacccccatggaaaggactcctgtcttagcaaagacagaagtcatgcccccctgcacaatggtcatgcccaggggacttctgtcccctcgtcatggccattgggcacagtggcatgtgggggggcccaagtgaggcccccctatgccactttaaaaaaaaacaattataattaCCTGCACTtacatgcactcaccatggatgggtcccccatccatgggtgtcctccaggggtgggcgagggtggcagggggtgtccctgggtgcagggaagggcacccgtggactgcttctatggtctcccaccatggaaatgagcccacagatcccttaacgcctgccctgacccaggcattaaaaaacggcacaaatccgcctgggtgccatgttttaaggtccGCCTCCTCCTGTGAGTCATTTtgacaccggaggataaataaggcacacatgccttagaatcattttttgcacaggaatgcctaccttgcatgtcattagtgcaaggtaggttttcacgtacaaaaatgactcaaactccataacattggcactagacaggtctagcgccaaagtataaatatggagttaagtttgcaccgaatttgcgttaaaaaaaaattacacgaatccggcgcaaacagggtataaatatgggccttaatctttccAATGATACAAGTGAAATTTCCAAATATATCCTGTTAAAAGCAAACCTCTTTTTTAATGTTATTGCTGGGGTCCTTGTCAGCTTGATGCCTGTGAATACCAGAATCAAGATATTCTGGGACAATCTTGAGTGACTTCTAGACACAGACCAACCTTTTTTAAGCCCTTGTACCCAAAGCATATACTGCTAGCTTTCTGGATGGTGACATCTAATAACGTCTGTCACAGTAGACTTCAATGTCTCCCAAGGGCTGTTGTAGACCAATGAGGGCATAATGACATTAGCTGATCAGTTTCCGTCTGGGTATGTATGTATGCGCCAGGACACTCTTTGTCTAGGTAACTATGCCTTTTATAAATCTCAAATCAAAGATGCTGTTGAAAGAAGGGGTTAAATGTATTCATTACATTGTCAGCCTTACCGAAGTACATGCCCCCTTCTATCAAAAACATCTTTCATGCAGAGTGTCCCCCATGACACCGACATCGTGGGTGTCTTCATAGCCTTCCTGTGATAAGGAGTGTTTCCATGCCACTGACCGGGGTTGTTTCTCTGACCTTCATTGACATGGAGTTTTAATTTTTGCTGACGCTCACACAATGTGTTTCTCATGGCCTGTCATTGACATGAGTTTGGATCATGGCCCATTACTTAATATGGAGTGTGTAAATGACCTGGCACTGACGTAGGGTATGTCTTATGGTGGCTGGCACTGACATGAAGGGCATAGCATGACTTAGCACTGATGCAGAGTATGTCTTGTGTCACGAAAATGGGATAGAATGTGCCCCATGCTAATTCTGACAAATAGGATGTATTTGGCTTTGGATTTGAAATAGAGAGTGTTTCTTGCCTTAGCATTGACTTGTAATCTTTTACTTTCCTCGAGCTCACATGGAGAGTATTGAtgctgacataggccctcattacgtccctggcggtccatggaccgccaggtccgcggtggcagtctcaccaccgtgggactggcagtgaagaccgccatattacgactgcagCAGTTTGGTCACTGCCAAACCGCTGCTTTACTGCGGCCTGCCGGGCTGGAGGTGGAAGCCGCAGAGGTTATTTCGACTCGGgacaccaccagcattttcctggcggtctcactgccagaaaaatgctggcggaaaggtaTCCCGACGTCAGGAACTTGCAAGTTCCTGTCACCTGGATATCCCCCAAACACCtcagcacacacgcacacatgcacccacacacacacagacacaccctcactcacacatgcattcacaacattaaCCCCCttagacacacatacatacccatacccctcacacatgcacgcacacactccatcccccaccccttcccttcaactacatacatacatacgcaaCCCTCAACCCTCTTACTCATCCTCatacaaccaccccccaccccgatcGTTACCTCAccgcacgcacacaaacacacacacacaccatatacacatacaaacatacactcaCCTACATATATGCGCTCACTCACACCCCCTTCCCCCTTACTCATCTtttcactcccccacccccttattCATCCATTCACACCCCTTCCCCCTTACTCATCCATTCACACTCTCCTTTACTCATGCTTTCACACCCCTTACTCCTTACTTATTCACctatgcacacacccccacccctgtccacatgcatacacacatgcacccgcCCCACCATACACATTCACCCACAAACACATCACcatatttacacacagacacacacgcacaaacactcccctccttccccccacacattcatgacacgcatacacacagtcacacacacccatttagtccccccacccacctctccttgCGGACAACACTTACCTCGTCCAACGTGgtgctcctccgtgaggggacggGGCCCGGCGCTCCCACCGCCAGCAGTGCTCCACCACCAGAAGATCACCAGACAGAATTACGGGTCGTAATTCTTTGGGCGTTTTTTCTGgcgtggcagtgccggcggtgaaACTGCCTAAGTGCCGCCGACCGCCTTCACAAATACCGCCAGATATCCGACTGCTAGAGGTGCGAATATCcggcagcagtcataatatggcggtcagaagacggccagcactggtggtcttccggcCGACACGGCTGCAGCGATCTTCAGAAAAGACCGCCGCAGTCGCAATGAGCGCCATAGAGTAATTAATATGGCATGGCACAGCAAAGGACGAGTTGTTCTAAAAGTCAGGTGCGATTATATACTTGAGAATTTCACTAGGAACTGCAATCCTACATCAGCCCATCAAACCTTTCAGACATCAGCAGCATGCCCCTGAGCTGtcacgtttcccaggtccatgcgtgagcaGATCAGCCAGCCAAGATATTGtcctttgcattctgggatctATAGTCCTGGTTATCCTATCATAAATAAAGGTTATAGATCCTACAATGCAAAGAAACTCTGAGAGCTCTGATgaacaaattattatttttcaacCCTCTAAGGAATCTTAGATCGGAACAAATGACTCGAAGGTAGAATCGAGGAGCGTATTGCAAGGTTTATTAGCATTATTTCTAATTGCATTAAATGAAGCAACAGGGTGAATAGTCACTGGTTTATAAGGAAACTATAACTAGTTAGGAAGAACACTACTAGGCATTTTAGAGGTCATTATTAGCCACTAAGGTAGACACCAGTGTGCAAAAGACCATTATTAATGGTTCAGGAAGGCGTTAATAGCCATTCAAAAGGGCATTGGTAGCAAGTAGGAGGACATAGTTATCTCTTTGAAAGTAAATTTTTACTAGTTGGGGTAGACTGTACTCTAATTATACTATTCGCTGATGTGGTTCTCCCAAAGAAACCACCATTAACAGGATCTACATGCATAGACAGGAAAGAAGTATTGGAGTTCGTGCTGAAGGAATGAAaatcccacaaatatttttttttaagtttgaaatgTTGTAGTTTTGCATTGCCTGCATTGTCCTGAGGGCATAGTTGAAGAAAAAAACCTAGACGTGTCCACCACCTCCACAAGATAAGCCACACCTTGGACCTTAAAGAGATCCTGTTGGGCACAAGGTGTCGAAACCATTCTGAGAGACTGTCTCGAAAGGCACCGAATCAGAATGACTGAAACAACCTATTTTTCTTATCCAATGTGATTGCTACAGTATAATAATTCAAAACTGGTCTCCCTGTCCAGGGTACAGTGAGTTGAAGTAGTGACAGTAGTAGATGTGTGCTAGTCACTGTCTCGTAGCACTGCATTTGGGCACTGTGCAGCTATTCACAACGACAAGTGAGTATAATGCATTAATGGACTGACTTTTCAGCCAGGTAGGAATCTGGAGACACAGAACATCTCAGAGTTCCCTGGACAGGCGAAGTGGGCAGGCAACTCATTTCCACAAAACAGAATTAAGGTGTGGAAACTGGTTGTATTTTACTATTATTAATTCCACATTCACATTCCTTAGAAAAATATACTGTCAAGGTACACAAATGTAGAGTTAACTATAGCAAATCTAtacttatgtatgcatgtttatatTTATGTTAATTTGCTACTCAATGTTTTGTCCGCAATGCTTTCAGTATCAGAATATTTCGTCAATGATAATCTGCTAACATACCATAGAGACCGCTTCAGTTCTATACTGCCAGCAAAACGTTGAAACAGGGATAATTTTTTAACCACCTGAAGAACTTTACCATTGGTTCAGGAAGACATTAGTATCCATTTAGGCCAATTATAgcttcattattttctatttgcTTTAAGGTACACAATATCAAAAGTATGTTCGCATTCTTCTTTCCAGTGTTCAACTCGATTTAGAATTGAGGTTCTTCCAGTAAGCTTGTCAGATGTTCAATTTTTGGGTATTGTCCAGCATCACAGAGGTACGTGCAGTTCGTAGCTTTACTCAAAAGGATTCCACCGGGGTCAACAGACTGAACACCCGCCCTTCTCCTTAAAAGGGTTTTTATCCTCTGGGATTCCTTTCAAGAGAGGATCTTCTGCTGCCAGTGACTCAGCATACTCTTTAATTTCTTTTGCAGTTTTTGAGACCTAGGGGGAAAAAACAATAATATAAATATGGATGTGTTGCTAAGCAACCATTGGCCATCAAGGTCTAATCTCTTTTAGGGATTATTCTATAATCAGTATTATCTTGATATTTGAATGCACTCACATTGACACAGACACCTGTCATTCAGACCACTGTCTTGCTAAATCTAAATGAAAAAAGGTCCAGATAATCAGGATCTCCGCTGGCTTGGTTCTCAACAGTCCATAGTTTCATAAAGTATTTTTCCTGCAAAAAGGGCACTCATTGGGATTGTACTTCCAAATTCTTAATAATCTATTTTAATACTGATAATTAATCTTGAATTCAATAAAATCCGTTTTTGATTTGATTCATCAGTATTAAAGGTCAATGTTGCTCAGAGGAAACTTTGACAATTTATATACTCAACACAGTCTGGGCAATCAGTTTGCTCTTCATCAAGAAGATTATCAAATTACTCTTTTAATGGTATCAATTTACATTGTTATTTAATAAAAAAGTAATCAGAATTAAATAACACCTCAACAAAATTCACATAATAACCAATGGCTACCTTTTATTTGTCTTACACTCCTTACATTCTTCCAACAAACATCAGATCTGCTGTCTGttgcaaacattttattttctcAACTGATGTGCTGCCCAACTACACCTCTTGGTCCTCATATCCCGAACTTTCCATTCTGCTCCCAGATGTTCTTGTCACTGCGTTTCCTTTCATGGTCCAAAATGGACGTCAACTTGGTTAAGAATAATGTGGATGCTGAAAGCAGTGTAAATGCAGAATTCCAGTTCAAAAGTCTTGTTCAAAGGAAACAACTGTAAACTTCTTGCTTATTGAGGGCCTCATTTCGATTATGGCGatcttcagaccaccacactcgcgaTGGCAGTCAGGATCACTGCTGTTgaagcggtccaaccgccacattaaaacTCTGGTGGTTAGATCGCCAGGGAACTGCCAACACCGCCAGAATCCATGACCCGGCGGCCTGGTGGTGGCAgtgatcgtaatccgccagggcgccactgcatgcagcgctgccctgtggattccgaccttgttctcccccagccttttcatggcagtacaactgccatgaaaaggctgccggagaacaggtgcaggggccataGGGGGGCCTTGGTAGGGGCAGTTCAagggcacccctgcccagcaccgttgcagggttcattgtctgctttgcagacagtaaacactgcgagggtgctattgcacccggcaggctacagcattgtggtcggctcaattacgagccagagacaatgctttagcttgtttcccgctaggccagcaggcagaaaccgaggtttccatCCGCTGACCTAcctggaaactcctaataggtccagtgGAGTGGTCGCCACGAAGgaggcggccaccctgtcaggagtttggcggacgggctttcccttccgccaaactctgaatcaggccaatAATATCAAATGTTTCTTTGTTCCTTAATGGTGTATCCACCAGCATTCCATTTCCAATAACAAGATTGtcatgtcaccccccccccccaaattccctTTCCATAGTTTCGCAAATATGAAACTTTGATTAGGCTATGTTGTGCTTTTCTTCCATAAAATGCTTGGCCAAAATCAAACACGTCTTTAAGTCCTATTGTAAACTTGCATCATTTATCCTTACTTTTAACTTCCTAGCTATTTGGCCAAAATAAATGTTTCCACACTGATATTTCATTTGGTGAAAcaaatattaagggccatatttatactccgtttgcgccgaaattgcgtcgttttttttgacgc encodes:
- the GNGT2 gene encoding guanine nucleotide-binding protein G(I)/G(S)/G(O) subunit gamma-T2, which encodes MAQDLTEKELLKMEVEQLRKEVKTERAMVSKTAKEIKEYAESLAAEDPLLKGIPEDKNPFKEKGGCSVC